The stretch of DNA CAAGGCGAACATCGGGCACCTGGAGGCGGCCGCGGGAATCCTCGGCCTGATCAAGGCCGCCCTCGTCCTCAGCCACGGCGTCATCCCGCGCAACCCGCACTTCACCGACGTCAACCCACGCATCGACCTCGACGCCTACCGCCTGCACGTCCCTGTGACCGACCTGCCCTGGCCGGACCTGGCGCACTGCGCGGCGGTGAGCTCGTTCGGTTTCGGAGGCACCAACGCCTCCGCCATCATCGCCCGCACGCCGAACCGTTCCCCCGTACGGAGTGGTGTGCGGGCGGCCTTCGGGCCCGCCCTGTTGCCGCTGTCCGCGCGCGATGAGGACGCTCTGGTCGCCCTGGCGGGCTCGTGGACCGAGCACGTACAGACAGCCGACAGCTGGGCCGAGATCCACGAAGCCGCCCGCGCGGCTGCGGTACACCGCACCCACTTCGCGTGGCGCGCCGGGCTGGTCGCGGCCGACCAGGAAGAACTCCTCGGGCAGCTGGAGAAGGTCGCATCAAGGGGCAGGCCGGTCTCACCGACCGCCCAGGTTCCCCTCGCGCGACTGGGCTTCGTGTACTCGGGCCACGGCTCGCAGTGGGAAGGCATGGGCCGGGAACTGCTGCGCACAAGCCCGGCTTTCGCACGGTGTGCCGAGGACATCGACGCGGCGTTCGCACCCCTGCTGGGATGGAGCCCGCTGCGGGCGCTGCGGGGCGAGGAGAGCGCGGATCTCGACGACATCTCCGTCGCCCAGCCACTGATCATGACCGTTCAGCTGGCACTCACCGCAGGCCTCGCCGAGCTGGGAATCAGGCCGGACGCGGTGGTCGGTCACAGCATGGGTGAGGTGAGCGCTGCCGTCGCCGGCGGAAAGCTCGACCTCACGACGGCCTGCCGGGTCCTTCGGGCCCGCAACGACGTGGTGGAGGCCGCGCGGGGCAGGGGCGGCATGGCCGTGGTCGATGCGGGTGCGGACGAGGCCAGGGCCATCCTGCTGAGCTTGGACAGCCCGGTCACCGTCGCCGCTGACAACAGCCCCCGCACCTGTGTGCTCTCGGGAGCGGACGCCGACCTGGCCGACGCCATGGCGGAGTTCGAACGCCTGGGGCGCGACGCACGGCGGGTCAAGGTCGACTACCCCTCGCACGGTCCACTGATGCGCGGCCCCGCGGAACAACTCGTCGACGCGCTGGGCCACGTAGAGGAACCCACGCAGCAGCCCACACAGCAGCCCCCAAAGGAACCCACACAGGAACGCGCCGAAGCCGTCGACTTCTACTCCTCCGTCCAGGGCGAACGCTTCGACGGCCACCTGGACACCGCCTACTGGAAGGAGAACCTGACAAGACCGGTCCGGGCCCAGGAAGCCGTCGTCGCCATGGCCGACCACGGCATCACCCACCTCCTGGAGATCAGCCCTCACCCCGTACTGCTCGTCGCGCTGCGCGAAAGCATCGAAGGCCGCAGCCGGCCCGTCGCCGCACTCGCAACGGCCCACCGGGACCGGCCCATGCCCTACGGACTGCACGGCGTGGCCGCCGAGTTGTACGAACAGGGCCGGCGGCCGGACGCGGTGGCCGACGCCCTCACCCGTGACTGGGCGCACCGGTTGCCGGGACACCCCTTCCAGCGGCAGCAGGCACACCGGCCCCCCGAGAACGCCGCCGTCTCCAAGGCCGTCCCCGGAGTCCTGACGGAAGTGGCGCTACAGCCGGGCACCTTCATCGCCGACCTGACACTGCCCGGCGCACGCGAGGAGCACCACGTCGCAGGGCGGCCCGCCCTGTCGGCCGCGGAGCTGGTCGCACTGGCTTCCTGGGCGGCGGGCCAGGCGGGCATCGGCGAGGTGTGCCGGATACGGGACGTGGACATGCGCCGACGGCTCCCGGCCGACCCCGAGGTACCCCTTCAACTCGCTTTGCTGCGCGGAGGCGACACCCCCCAGCCGTCCTCAGCGCTGGTGTCGTTCCTCTTCCAGGAATCCGGCCGGTGGACCACCGCCGCGACGTGCACCGTCGGTTCCGGTTCAGCGCCCGAACCCTTTCCCACCCGATCAGCCATGGCTCAAGTCGAGGTGACCGTGCCCGCACAGCCGCTGTCCGCACAGCTGCCCACCGGCCGCCCCGCGCAAGGCCCCAGCCTCCTGGACCCCACGCTGCCCGCGCTCGCCGACGCGCTCTTCGACTCCTACGAGGACCTTCCCCCACTGGACGAGTTCACCGTCGCGCGCATCGGCGCCGTCCATGTCACCCCGCGTCTGTGGGCCGCGGACCGCGGCACCGCCTACGGCTGGCTGCACGAGGCGGACGGCCAAGTCAGCATCGATCTGGCCCTGGTGGACACCGCCGGAGAGCTCCTGGTCCAGATACAGGGCGTAGCGCTGCGGCATCTGTCCGAACTCGCGGGACCGACGGGCGGCGCCGCACCCGCCCAGGCCCCGAAGCCGGGCCAGGCGGCCAGTGGAGAGGAGCGCCGCACGCGGCTCGGTGAATGGTTGCGCACCACGCTCAGCAGCATCCTGCCCGGCGGATTGCCCAGCACAGACCCCGATCAGCTGCCCTTCGTGGAGCTGGGACTCGATTCCCTGATGGGCGTGGAACTGCGCAACCGGCTCGAAAGGGAACTGGGCCTGCGCCTGTCCGTCGCCCTCGTATGGGCACAACCCACGATCAGCCAACTCTCGGCGGAACTGGCCAACTTGATCGAACGCCGCGAACGCGATGCCTCATCGACGGCGGCCGACAGTCCTGCGGAGCCGTCCGATGCGCTCAACCAGTTGCTGGCCGAGCTCGAAAGCACGTCCTAAGGGGGCCGCCATGACCAGCAATTCGACCGACTCGACCGACCAGGCGCTGCTCCGCGCCGCCGAAACCATCCGCACCCTGCGCACCCGCGTCACGGAACTGCAGACCCAACAGGGCCGTGCGGCCGAGCCCATCGCCATCGTCGCCGCGACCTGCCGCCTGCCAGGTGGCTCCAACAGCCCCGAAGAATACTGGGAGTTGGTGGAGGCAGGCCGTGACGCGGTGCGTCCGCTCACCGGCGACCGTTGGCGCGGCATCGACTTCAGCGCGCTGGACGACCCGGCGTTCGCCCGGCTGGCCCAGCACGCCGGGCAGATCGACGACGTCGACGGCTTCGACCCCGGCTTCTTCGGAATCGGCGACACCGAAGCCGACCTGATGGACCCGCAGCAGCGCATTCTGCTGGAGATCGCCTGGGAAGCCGCCGAACGAGCCGGCTGGACACCCGCCGAACTCGGGCGTACGCCGACGGGGGTCTTCATCGGCGCGGGCCACCAGGACTACATGCTCGCCTCGCTCGCGGCCAGGCCCGACGTCAGCAGCCGGCTCTCCACGGGCAGCGGCGCACGGAGTCTGCTGGCCAACCGTGTGAGTTACGAGTACGGGCTCCAGGGCCCGAGCATGGCGGTGGACACCGCCTGCTCCTCCTCACTGGTCGCCATCCATCTCGCCTGCCAGAGCCTCCGGGCGGGCGACTGCGACCGGGCCCTCGCGGGGGGCGTCAACCTCATCCTGTCCCCGCTGTCCACCACCATGACGGGCCGCGCGCTGCCGCTGGCCCCGGACGGCCGCACCAAGGCGCTGGCCGCCGACGCGGACGGCATGGTCCGGGGCGAGGGCGCGGGCCTCGTGGCGCTCAAGCGGCTTTCGGACGCGCTCGCCGACGGCGATCCGATCGAAGCCGTCATCCTCGCGGACGCGACCAACCAGGACGGCAGGACCAACGGCCTGACCGCGCCCTCACCGCTGGCCCAGGAAGCGCTGCTCCGCCGCACCTTGCAAGCGTCGGGAAAGAGCCCGCGGGACATCACGTTCGTCGAGATGCACGGCACCGGTACGCCCCTGGGGGACCCGATCGAGTACGAGGCGATCCGCGCCGTGTACGGAGCGGGGGGTGATCAAGCACCCACCTGCTGGCTGGGTTCGGTCAAGGCCAACCTCGGTCACCTGGAGTCCGCGGCCGGGGTCGCCTCACTGATCAAGGCAGTCGGCGCGATCCGTCACGGCCGCATACCGCAGCAGATCAACCTGGGCGAGATCAGCCCGTTCATCGAGCTGGAGGGCGAGCGCTTCGCCGTACCGCGCCGTCTGGAGCCGTGGACCTCCCCGGAATCCCGTTTCGCGGCCGTCAGTTCCTTCGGCTTCGGGGGCACCAACGCGCATCTGATCATCGCCCACCCTGACGCCGTGCCCGCGGTGCGCGACCACGCCAACGCCCCGCGACGGCCCTCGGCCCAGGGCCAGGGCCAGGCCCAGTCCCAGGCCCATGACGCCCCCACCCTGATTCCCCTCTCCGCGCGAACCGCCCCCGCCCTTTCGGCGCAGCTGGAGCGATTCGCCGCGCGCCTGGAGGGCATGGACGCCTCGGAGATCCAGGAGGCGGCCACGGCGGCGGCCCGGCGTCGAGGACATCACCCCTGGCGCACGGCAGTCGCCGCGGCCCGCCCCGAACTGCTTCCCGACGCGTTGAGGCGTGCGGCAAGCAGCCCGGCCATCCTCGCCGGATCCCCCGCCACGCAGCGGAAACTGGCCTTCGTCTACTCCGGGCAGTCGGCGCAGTGGCCACGCATGGGTATCGCGCTCGCGGAGCAAGACCCCCTCGTACAAGAGGAGCTGACGGCGTGGGACGAGGCTGTCACGGAGGCGGGCGGGCCCCCGCTCCTGTCGACCCTGGCAGGGTCCGGCTCCGAACGGGCCCTGTCCGACACCCGGTTCGCGCAGCTCGCCATCGCCGCCCTGCAGGCGGCTCTGACCGAACGGCTGCGTGGCTGGGGTCTGACTCCGGCCGCCGTGTGCGGACACAGTGTCGGCGAAGTCTCCGCCGCCGTCGCCGCGGGAGCCCTCTCCCGCGAGCAGGCCGTGCAGGTGCTGCTCGCCCGAGGTGAGGCCCTGCACCAACACGCCGCCGGAGGCGCGATGTTCGCCGTCCGGGCGCCCGCCGACGAGGTCGCCGCGGCGCTGGCCCGAGCGCGGTCGACGCCGTCCGCTCCGGGAGTCGGCGTCGGCATCGCAGCCGTCAACGGCCCTCAGGGAACGGTGATTTCGGGCCCGGTCGAGGAGATGGAGGAACTGCGCGAGTACTTCTCGGAGTGGCGTGTCACCCGCCTGGCAACCGACTACGCCTTCCACAGCCCCGGCCTCGGCCCTGTCGCGGATCAGCTGCGGACGGACCTGAAGGATCTGCTGCCGGCAGCTTCGCGTACCCCTGTGTACTCCTCGGTCACCGGTGCGCTCCTGCCCGGGGAACACCTGGGGGCCGAGCACTGGGCGGACAACGCCGCGCGCCCTGTCCTGTTCAGGAGCGCTGTCGACGCCATGCTCGCGGACGGGGTCAGCGCCTTCGTCGAGCTGGGACCACACCCGGCGCTGCTGCCTCATCTGCGGACGGCGCTCGACCAGAGCGGGGCGAGCGGCGGCATCGCCGTGGCCACCGTGCGCAAGAACCAGGACGAACGGCTCGGACTGTGGACGGCCGTCGGCCAACTGTGGTCCGCCGGGTGCGCGGTGGACTGGAGCGCGCTGCACCCCGGGCCTGCGCGCATGGTCCCACTGCCGACCTACCCCTGGCAGCGCAAGAAGCACTGGGTCAAGCACGCGAGCCCCACCACGGACGCCGCGGCCGCCTCGACCATCGTCGCGGACCCGCCGGTGGGCACGGACCTGGACGAGAGCGCCGTACTGGAGCGGCTCATCGCGCACTTGGCCGACTTCATGCAGGCCGACTCCGAAGCCCTGGACCCCGACCGTTCGGCCAGAGACCTGGACATCGACTCCGTGTCCATCGTCGAGCTGAAGAACCGGTTGGAGAACGACCTCGGGACGTCGATCCCGATCACCGTGCTCATGGAGGGCGCGACCCTGCGGGACATCGCTCGCACCCTCACGGCAGCCGGAAACCAGCGCGGGCCGACCTCGGAAGAGGCCCGTCGCGCCCTCGAAAACCTCGATGACCTGTCCGAGGAAGAACTCGACCGACTCCTCGCGGCACTCGACTCCGAAGACGGACGGTGACCCCAACGTGGCTTCCACACCTGTGACCAGCACGGCCGAGGAAAAGCGGGCCGCCCTTCGCGCCCGGCTGAGCGGTGTCGCCGACCGCGGCGAGACCGCGGAACGATACCGCCGGCACTCCAACCCCTATGTCGCCCGCATGCTCGACGGGCTCGGCATGGACGTCCACTATGTGCGCGGCGCCGGCACCCGGCTCTACGACGCCGAAGGCAACTCCTACCTCGACTTCGCCGGTGCCTACGGGGCGCTGCCCTTCGGCCACAATCCCCCCGAGATCTGGGAGGCGATCAGCGACCTCCAGCAGTCGGCAGAGCCGAGCCTGACGCTGCCCTCCCTTCTCGATGCCTCCGCCCTGCTCGCCGAGCGCCTCGCCCAGGCCGCCCCGGGTCACCTCAACCAGGTCTGGCAGTGCAACAGCGGCGCGGAGGCGGTCGAGGCATCCCTGAAGCTGGCCAGGGCGGCCACCGGCCGCACCCTGGTGATCTCCACACGCAACTCCTTCCACGGCAAGACACTGGGCGCCCTGTCCGCCACGGGCCGACCCCGCTACCAGACGCCGTTCGGAGCCCCCTCTCCCGGGTTCACGCACCTTCCCTTCGGTGACGCCGACGCCCTGAAGCGGGCCTTTGACGAACATGGCGACGAGACAGCCGCGTTCATCGTCGAGGCCCTGCAGGGGGAGGGCGGCATCGTCCCCGCACCGGACGGATACCTCGCCACCGCACGCGAGTTGTGCACCCGGTTCGGCGCCAAACTCATCATCGACGAGGTCCAGACGGGCCTCGGCCGCACGGGCCGCCTGTTCGCCTGTGAACACACCGCGGTGGTGCCCGACATCATGCCCCTGGCCAAGGCCCTGGGCGGCGGGATGGTCCCCATCGGAGCAGTGCTCTTCGGCGAGGACTCACTCACCGAGGACTTCGGCCTGCGCCATACGTCGACCTTCGGGGGAAACGCCTTCTGCTCCCGCGTCGGCGTGCGCGCCGTGGAGCTCCTGACCGCCGACGACCAGGCACTCGTACGACAGGTCGCCGAGCGCGGCGAGTACCTCCTCGACGGCCTCAGGCGCGTCGCGGCCAAGCATCCCGACCTCGTCGCGGACGTGCGCGGCCAGGGGCTGCTCCTCGGGGTGCAACTGTCCGACGACCCCGACATCCATGTCAGCCAGGGCCTCTTCCGTTCCCTCGCCGACCAGGAGGGCCTGGCCGGATTCCTCTGCGGCTACCTGCTGCGCAACGAGGGAATCCGCCTGGCCCCCGCCTACTTCGCCAACAGCGTGCTGCGCGTCGAGCCGCCGCTGACGGTCACCGAGGAGGAGTGCGACACGCTGCTGGCAGCCCTCGACCGAGGGCTCGGTGTCATCGAGCAGGGTGACAGCCGGCGCTTCTTCGCCCACCTGCTCCCCAAGACAGGCCCGCGGGACGCGGAAGAAGCGCGGGAGCAGGCGGTTGCCCAACTGCCGGCGCGTCCCGCGGTGCCTGACCAACCCCTGCGGCCCAGCGCGGGGGAACCGCGCTGGGCCTTCATCGCTCACCCCACCGACATGGCCAGCTACGAGAGCTACGACAGCCGCCTCGGCCTGCCCGGAGAACAGGTACGTGTCCTGTTCGACCGGATGAACCAGTGCCGCAACGTCGACACGGCCGCGGCCATGCTGGTCGGCAGGTGTCGCGTGCGGACCGACACGGGCGAGAGCTCCTACGGCGAGATCTACGCCCTGCCCTACGGAGCGCAGCGCCTGCTGGACATGCCGACGGCCAGGGCCACGGCGCTGGTACAGGAGGCCGTGGACGACGCCGTGGCGCGCGGCGCCCAACTCGTCGGGCTCGGCGCCTACACGTCCGTCGTCACCGCCAACGCCACGGCCCTCAAAGACGTCAAGGTCCCCGTGACCACCGGCAACGCGTACACCGTCGCCGCCGCCGTGGACGGACTGGAACAAGCCGCCGTCCAGCAGGGCATCCGTCTCGACGCGGCCTGCTGCGTGGTTCTCGGCGGTGCGGGCGCGATCGGCCTGGCCTCCAGCCTGCTGCTCGCGGAGAAGGTCGGCAGCCTGGTCCTCGTGGGTAATCCGGCCAACCGGCGCCGCAGCCAGGAGCGCCTGACCGCGGCCGCTCAGGCGGTCGTCGCGCATCTGGCGGAGCTCGGCGGGAATCCCGCCGCCGGGTCTCTGGCGTGGGCCGTCCGTGCCCGGGCCGCCGAGGGTGTGGATCACGCCCGTATCGCCGCCGAACTGTCCAAGGAAGGCCTGCTCACCTGGTCGCTGGAGTCCGAGGCGGTGCTGCCCGGCGGTGACCTGATCCTTGCCGCGACCTCGACGCCCGACCAGCTCATCAGACCCGAACTCGTCCGGCAGGGCGCCGCCGTCTGCGATGTGTCGCAGCCGCCCAACGTGGGCCCGCAGCTGAAGAAGGCCCGCCCCGATCTCAAGGTGGTCGCAGGCGGACTGGTCGAGATGCCCGGGCGCCAGGACCTCGGAGTGGACTTCGGCGTGCCCAGCGGCGTCACGTACGCCTGCACCGCCGAGACCATGATCCTCGCGCACCGGCTGCACGACCCGGTCGTCAGCCACGGCGAGAAGCTCTCCGTCGAGCTCGTACGCATGCTGCGTGACGAGGCCCAGCGCCTGGGATACCGGCTCCACCTGCCCGATGAGCACACCGACCAGCCCACGGGAGACCCTGGCCATGAGTGAAACGACGCGCAGCGAAACAGCCCCGGCCGAGAGCGGCCACCGGCCCCCGCCCTCCGTGCTCGCCCACTTCCCCGACCTCGAAGGCAAGCACGCCAAGCTCTGGCAACGGGTCCACCGGTCGACCTTCCTGCCGGGAGCCGACCGGCTCCAGGTGTGGACGGCCGCCACCCGCCTGGACGGCATCAACGCCGAACTGGCCCCCGTGATGCGGATGACCGTCCCCCGCGCCATGCGCGGCGAGCGCCCCTCCCTCGCCGACGTGCCGCTGGCCGAACCGCTCGGGCGCTCCTGGATCCTGCTCGGCCGGCTTCTCCCCTACGACTACGACGACGTGACCATCGCCGAACGGGAGGAAGGGCGCCGGTTCCTGGAGGTGTCCAGGATGTCGTCCGCCCACGCCTGGATCCACGAACGCACCGTCGACGACAGGCCGGGCGGTGCGGTGCTCACCGATCAGCTCACCTACCTCCTCAAGCCCCATCTGCGTCCGATCACCCCCCTCTACCGCCGGACGGTCGAGCAGCTCTTCGCGCACCGCCACCGCCGGGTCGCCCGCCGCTTCGCCCGCCTCGCCCCCCGCCCCGCCGACCAAGGAGCCCCCGGTGCCTGAACCGAAAGAGACAACGGCAATGGCCAAGGACGACGGCGAGGCCACGAGCCCGAACCGGATACGCGCCGACGTCTGCGTCATGGGCTTCGGCGTGGTCGGTCTGATCAATGCCATCGCCCTGGCCAAGCGAGGCCTGTCCGTCGTCGTCATCGACCAGCCGACCGAGAAGCAACTCGCCAGCTACAAGGTCGGCGAGTCCCTGCTGGTGTACTCCAACGCCTTCCTGCGCGCCATCGGCGAACTCGACGAGTCCCTTGAGGAGTCCTTCGGGAAGGAGGGCTTCTGGATGGCCCACGGCCTCGAGGGCCGCACCAGCTTCGACGATTCGGTCTCCGAGTGGGGATTCGAGAGCGACCTGCCTCCGCACTGGATCGAGAAGATCGAGGATCCGCTCTTCCACCGCACCATGTTCAAGGACTCGCAGATCGTCCGCCCGGAGATCGAGGCGGTGCTCCGCGAACGCGCCAGGAACTTCGAAGGACTGACCTTCCTCGACAGCGGCCTGGTCCGCGACATCGACCTCGGCGACGACGACAACGACCATGTCCTGCGCTGGAGTTCACGGAACAAGAAGGAGAGCGGGGAGATATCCGCCCGCTGGATGGTCGACTGCACGGGCCGCACCCGGGTGCTCGCCAAACGGTTCGACCACGAACTGCGCCTCGACGACGGCTTCGCCACCACCGCGGCGTGGGCACAGTTCTCCAACTGCTCGGACGACAACTTCGACGAGCGCTGGAACTTCTCCTTCCCCGACGGGGGCGAGGCGCACCGGGACCGCAACACCCTCCACCTCTGGGGCGACGGCTACTGGATCTGGCTGATCCGCCTCAACGGCGACCGCATCAGCGTCGGCGTGACCTACAGCCAGGGCCGCCCGCCCGAGGACGGCAACGCCAGAGACGTCTTCTGGAAGATCCTGCGCCGCTACCCCCTCCTCGACTGGCTGACCGAGGACAACGTCCTGGAGTTCAGCGCCTACCGCGACGTCCAGCGCATGACCGACACGTTCATCTCGCCCAAGCGCTACGCCATGGCCGGCGACGCCTCGTCGATCATCGACGCCTTCTACAGCCAGGGCATCAGCCTGTCGATGTCCACCTCCTGGCACATCGCCAACATCGCCCAGCGCGACGTCCGCCAAGGCCATCTCGACCTCGACTACCTGGACCACGTGAACCGCGCCGTCACGGCGGACTGGCGGATCATGCGCTCGATGGTCCAGTCGAAGTACGGGCCCGCCATCGCCGACAGCCGCTTCTTCATCCTCGACCACCTCCTGGACTACATGATCTTCGGTGCCGCGCTCCTGGGCCGCTTCCGGGTCTCGCGCTGGCTGACCGAGACCGGCGGCCGCACCGATGAGGAGACGGTCGAGCACGCCCGGCTGCGGGCCGGACTCGAACGCCGGCTGTTCCTGTCCCAGTCCTCCCCCTGGCACCACCTCGACCCGCACCGCGTGGCGGGCCTGGTCGAGAAATGGCACCGGAGCCTGGAGAGCCGGGCCCTGTGGCGCCTGGAGAACGACATCAAACTGCCGCCGACCAAGGCCGGCCTGCGCGCGCACGCGGCACTTCCCGGCATCTGGCGACTCCCGTACGTGCACAAGCTCTCCCGCGCCGACCTGACCCTGCCGGCCATCAAGGAGCCGGAGTTCATGAAGGTGACGGGCCACGAGCACCGGCCCGTGCTGATGGCGGGCTCCGGCCCGATGCTCGTCACGATGACCACGCTGGGCACCGTCCTCGACATCGCCGACACGAAGGTGCGCAAGGCCCGGATGGCGCTGCGCCGGTTCCGCGGCAGGAGGGCGTCATGACGGTCGCCGGCGGGACCGGACGGCGGGCCGTTCCCTGGGAGCCGGAGCTCGAACGCGCGATGAGCCGCTTCTCGGTGAAGGAGGCGCACGACCTCCTGCGCGGCCTGTTCCGCCCCAGGATGGGGGTCTACTGGACGGATTTCCTGCTCTCCGTGACGGTCGGGGCCGTCGCCTTCTGGGCGGTGGAGCCGCTCGGCGGGTTCAGCGTGCTCGGCGTGCTCGCCTTCCTGGTCTCGGTGTTCGCGGCGTTCCGCTGCTTCGCCTTCATCCACGAGATCGCGCACTTCCGTAAGAAGCAGGCTTTCGGCCCGTTCCGCCTGGGGTGGAACGCACTGTTCGGCATCCCGATGATGATCCCGACCTTCATGTACGAGTGCCATGGCGAGCACCACAACAGGAAGCTGTACGGCACGCCGCAGGACGCCGAGTACCTGCCGCTCGCCAGGATGGCGCCGTCGAACATCGTGGGACTGCTGATCACTCCGTTCGTCCTGCCCTTCTTCGGCCCCTACCGCTTCGGGCTCGTGACACCGCTCTCGTGGTTCGTGCCCAAGGTGCGGGAGTACCTCTACCGGAACCTCTCCGCACTGAAGATCGACTTTGACTACCGTGGCCGCCAGCCCACCGCGGAGGAGAAGTGGAGCTGGCGGCTCCAGGAGTTCCTCTGCCTGGCGTGGATCGTCGGCGCGGCGGTGCTGCTGTCCACGGGGGTGGTGCCGATCGGCCGTCTCGTCCAGTGGTACGCCCTGTTCGTCGCGGTCGCGTTCATCAACTCGCTGCGTCTGCTTGCCGCTCACCGGTACATCGGCGACGAGGACGAGATGAGCATCGTCGAGCAGATGATGGACACGGTGAACCATCCTCGGGCCAGGGTGCTCGGCGAGCTGTGGGCGCCGGTCGGACTCAGGCTGCACGCGCTGCATCACCTGATGCCCGGGCTGCCCTACCACAACTACCCCGTCGCGCACGCCCGGTTGGTCGCCGGCCTCCCCGAGGACTCCGCCTACCGCCTCACCGAGAGCCCGGGCCTTCTCCACTCCCTGCGGCGCTTGTGGAGCGTGTGCCGATCACACCAGCGGGCCGGAACACTGCTCGACCGCGCAAAGCCGGAAGGAGCAGGAGCTTGAGTAACGTGAGTACCACCGCACACCGCGAGTCGGAGGGCGTGGCCGCCGCGGCGGCGCCCCTGCCGGAGGCCCGAGGCGGACGGCTGCTCGGTCACGCACGCGAGCTTCAAGAGGACACCATCGCTGCCCTGCACGAGATCGCGGAGGGCTCCGCCGGCGTCATGGGCTTCCGCATCGGGCGGAGCCCGGCCGTCGTCGTCTCCTCGGCGGCGACCGCCAGAGAAGTCCTGATCGACCGCGCGGCCGACTTCGGCCGCGGCCGGCGCCAGACCCGTGCCCTCACACCGCTGATGGGCAAGGGGCTGCTGACGAGCGAAGGTGAACTCCACAACAGACAACGCCGGTTGGTGGTCCCGCACTTCTCGCCGCGCCGGATACCCAAGCACGCGGATGCCATTGTCGCCGTGGCCGAAAGCGCGGTGAAGCGCTGGGGGAGCGGCGCCGACGTCGACCTCGTCGTCGAGATGAACGCACTCACGATGGACATCGTCACCAAGCTGCTGTTCAGCGCCTCCA from Streptomyces sp. BA2 encodes:
- a CDS encoding type I polyketide synthase produces the protein MSDTAPEAAHIAVVGLGCRVPGADSPTALWQLLLEGRDEITRVPEERTEFTAAVRAAGEHGAGAQWGGFLEDIGRWDPAFFGISPAEAAVMDPQQALALEVSWRALENAGVVPGELAGSRTGVFFGQATHDHAMLLGAQPQAAAAGPFTNPGLAHAITANRLSYLWDLRGPSLTVDTACSSSLVAVHLAAQSLLSGECDLALAGGVNALLSPVPQLGAAGLTALAADGRCRTFDASGKGYVRSEGAGAVVLRRLDDALADGDHIHAVIRATAVNQDGRTNGLTAPSGRAQTELIVDALRRAGITSAEQLGFAELHGTGTPLGDPIEARALAAALSDALGDGRPQLAVGSIKANIGHLEAAAGILGLIKAALVLSHGVIPRNPHFTDVNPRIDLDAYRLHVPVTDLPWPDLAHCAAVSSFGFGGTNASAIIARTPNRSPVRSGVRAAFGPALLPLSARDEDALVALAGSWTEHVQTADSWAEIHEAARAAAVHRTHFAWRAGLVAADQEELLGQLEKVASRGRPVSPTAQVPLARLGFVYSGHGSQWEGMGRELLRTSPAFARCAEDIDAAFAPLLGWSPLRALRGEESADLDDISVAQPLIMTVQLALTAGLAELGIRPDAVVGHSMGEVSAAVAGGKLDLTTACRVLRARNDVVEAARGRGGMAVVDAGADEARAILLSLDSPVTVAADNSPRTCVLSGADADLADAMAEFERLGRDARRVKVDYPSHGPLMRGPAEQLVDALGHVEEPTQQPTQQPPKEPTQERAEAVDFYSSVQGERFDGHLDTAYWKENLTRPVRAQEAVVAMADHGITHLLEISPHPVLLVALRESIEGRSRPVAALATAHRDRPMPYGLHGVAAELYEQGRRPDAVADALTRDWAHRLPGHPFQRQQAHRPPENAAVSKAVPGVLTEVALQPGTFIADLTLPGAREEHHVAGRPALSAAELVALASWAAGQAGIGEVCRIRDVDMRRRLPADPEVPLQLALLRGGDTPQPSSALVSFLFQESGRWTTAATCTVGSGSAPEPFPTRSAMAQVEVTVPAQPLSAQLPTGRPAQGPSLLDPTLPALADALFDSYEDLPPLDEFTVARIGAVHVTPRLWAADRGTAYGWLHEADGQVSIDLALVDTAGELLVQIQGVALRHLSELAGPTGGAAPAQAPKPGQAASGEERRTRLGEWLRTTLSSILPGGLPSTDPDQLPFVELGLDSLMGVELRNRLERELGLRLSVALVWAQPTISQLSAELANLIERRERDASSTAADSPAEPSDALNQLLAELESTS
- a CDS encoding type I polyketide synthase codes for the protein MTSNSTDSTDQALLRAAETIRTLRTRVTELQTQQGRAAEPIAIVAATCRLPGGSNSPEEYWELVEAGRDAVRPLTGDRWRGIDFSALDDPAFARLAQHAGQIDDVDGFDPGFFGIGDTEADLMDPQQRILLEIAWEAAERAGWTPAELGRTPTGVFIGAGHQDYMLASLAARPDVSSRLSTGSGARSLLANRVSYEYGLQGPSMAVDTACSSSLVAIHLACQSLRAGDCDRALAGGVNLILSPLSTTMTGRALPLAPDGRTKALAADADGMVRGEGAGLVALKRLSDALADGDPIEAVILADATNQDGRTNGLTAPSPLAQEALLRRTLQASGKSPRDITFVEMHGTGTPLGDPIEYEAIRAVYGAGGDQAPTCWLGSVKANLGHLESAAGVASLIKAVGAIRHGRIPQQINLGEISPFIELEGERFAVPRRLEPWTSPESRFAAVSSFGFGGTNAHLIIAHPDAVPAVRDHANAPRRPSAQGQGQAQSQAHDAPTLIPLSARTAPALSAQLERFAARLEGMDASEIQEAATAAARRRGHHPWRTAVAAARPELLPDALRRAASSPAILAGSPATQRKLAFVYSGQSAQWPRMGIALAEQDPLVQEELTAWDEAVTEAGGPPLLSTLAGSGSERALSDTRFAQLAIAALQAALTERLRGWGLTPAAVCGHSVGEVSAAVAAGALSREQAVQVLLARGEALHQHAAGGAMFAVRAPADEVAAALARARSTPSAPGVGVGIAAVNGPQGTVISGPVEEMEELREYFSEWRVTRLATDYAFHSPGLGPVADQLRTDLKDLLPAASRTPVYSSVTGALLPGEHLGAEHWADNAARPVLFRSAVDAMLADGVSAFVELGPHPALLPHLRTALDQSGASGGIAVATVRKNQDERLGLWTAVGQLWSAGCAVDWSALHPGPARMVPLPTYPWQRKKHWVKHASPTTDAAAASTIVADPPVGTDLDESAVLERLIAHLADFMQADSEALDPDRSARDLDIDSVSIVELKNRLENDLGTSIPITVLMEGATLRDIARTLTAAGNQRGPTSEEARRALENLDDLSEEELDRLLAALDSEDGR